The Nesterenkonia xinjiangensis genome contains a region encoding:
- a CDS encoding CynX/NimT family MFS transporter, whose protein sequence is MRTDAQPGRGATALAVLALALLAVCLRPAATSLGPVLADVEAAFALQGWQSGLLTALPGAAFVVFGAISFLLLRRLGLFWSLAICAAAIGTGLGLRVLVDSWWGFAGFTTLSLAGMAMGNVVLPVFAKVRFPDRQAVSVTVFMVGLGLGASVPALLTAPLAEHVGGWRLGLGVWAGLPLIALIIWAALRHLGGVPAASTQNHGASRAVGRITASSGAWILLLYFGLQSLHAYTHFGWLARIYRDAGLDSVAAGAMVAIIVAGGIPGGFIAPQIVVRRWHVRSVLIGYGLISAVGYTGLLVAPTTTPWLWAIFLAIGGFSFPSALALITARTRDPEVTARASGFIQSGGYVFAALGPLAIGVVLERTATWTVPLVGLIVLALAMAVVAWWASSPDSLDDEVLPDGPPPGESEGITTSAEASIPETGSADGEWNNETHGRAREQRVRDDARGHAAARADHRR, encoded by the coding sequence ATGAGAACTGACGCGCAGCCCGGACGGGGCGCGACGGCCCTCGCCGTCCTCGCCCTGGCGCTGCTGGCCGTGTGTCTGCGCCCCGCCGCGACGTCGCTGGGCCCCGTGCTGGCCGACGTCGAGGCGGCCTTCGCGCTCCAGGGGTGGCAGTCAGGGCTGCTCACCGCGCTGCCCGGGGCCGCTTTCGTGGTCTTCGGTGCGATCTCCTTCCTGCTGCTGCGCCGGCTGGGGCTGTTCTGGTCGCTGGCCATCTGTGCGGCGGCCATCGGCACCGGGCTGGGGCTGCGGGTGCTGGTGGACAGCTGGTGGGGCTTCGCGGGGTTCACCACGCTCTCGCTCGCCGGCATGGCCATGGGAAACGTGGTGCTCCCCGTCTTTGCCAAAGTGCGTTTCCCTGACCGCCAGGCAGTCTCAGTGACCGTCTTCATGGTGGGGTTGGGGCTCGGCGCCTCCGTGCCGGCTCTGCTCACCGCACCCCTGGCCGAGCACGTCGGCGGCTGGCGTCTGGGCCTGGGAGTGTGGGCGGGGCTGCCGCTCATCGCCCTCATCATCTGGGCCGCCCTGCGGCACCTGGGCGGCGTGCCGGCTGCCTCCACCCAGAACCACGGCGCCTCCAGGGCCGTCGGCCGCATCACGGCCTCGTCCGGTGCCTGGATCCTGTTGCTCTACTTCGGGCTGCAGTCCCTCCACGCCTATACGCACTTCGGCTGGCTGGCCCGGATCTACCGCGACGCCGGCCTGGACTCGGTCGCTGCCGGCGCCATGGTGGCGATCATCGTCGCCGGAGGCATCCCGGGAGGCTTCATCGCCCCGCAGATCGTGGTGCGCCGGTGGCATGTGCGCAGCGTGCTCATCGGCTACGGGCTGATATCCGCCGTCGGCTACACCGGTCTGCTGGTCGCTCCCACCACCACGCCGTGGCTGTGGGCGATCTTCCTGGCGATCGGCGGATTCTCCTTCCCCTCGGCGCTGGCGCTGATCACCGCTCGCACCCGGGACCCGGAGGTCACTGCCCGTGCCTCGGGCTTCATACAGTCCGGCGGCTACGTCTTCGCCGCTCTCGGCCCGTTGGCCATCGGGGTGGTCCTGGAGCGCACTGCCACCTGGACCGTGCCGCTGGTCGGACTGATCGTGCTGGCCCTGGCCATGGCCGTCGTCGCCTGGTGGGCGTCCTCGCCCGACTCCCTGGACGACGAGGTGCTCCCCGACGGGCCGCCGCCGGGTGAGTCAGAGGGGATCACGACCAGCGCGGAGGCGAGCATCCCGGAGACGGGCTCCGCAGACGGGGAGTGGAACAATGAGACCCATGGCCGAGCCAGAGAACAGAGAGTCCGAGACGACGCGCGTGGCCACGCGGCTGCGCGAGCAGATCATCGACGGTGA
- a CDS encoding amidohydrolase family protein, which yields MTTRFTDVRLFPRTPDEPAVDLTVQDGRIAEITPAGTTPTPDGAEIVDGGGRVLLPALGDVHSHLDSNRLGQTFLPHTADGTLHGYIMNDRRKWRDGERSVADQASYALAQIIASGGVRVRSHAQVDSDCGLERFHGVQEGLSRYADIIDHQIVAFPQAGIQREAGVVDLLDQALAEGGDLVGGLDPVLYDRDPASHLNVVFGLCEKHGVGADIHLHESGTAGIFSMEEIARRTQELGLQGKVTISHAFALHTNPEKEVARVVELLAEAGVSLTTVAPSIGSLPQGLLREHRMAIGLGEDGQRDHWSPYGDGDLLRRTWQLSFTNGFRRDADVEACVDIASRGGAMVMAGQRPEGVSLLDDAEFGLAVGAPAHFILLPADTVTAAVMDCPTARDVYSAGRLVASGGDLIGGVR from the coding sequence ATGACCACCCGATTCACCGACGTCAGGCTCTTTCCGCGCACCCCCGACGAACCCGCCGTGGACCTCACCGTCCAGGACGGGCGCATCGCGGAGATCACCCCGGCCGGGACCACCCCCACCCCTGACGGCGCGGAGATCGTCGACGGCGGTGGCCGTGTGCTGCTTCCCGCCCTGGGAGACGTCCACTCCCACCTGGACTCGAACCGCCTCGGGCAGACCTTCCTGCCCCACACAGCGGACGGCACGCTGCACGGCTACATCATGAACGACCGCCGCAAGTGGCGCGACGGCGAGCGCAGCGTAGCCGACCAGGCCTCCTACGCGCTGGCACAGATCATCGCCTCCGGCGGGGTGCGCGTCCGTTCCCACGCCCAGGTGGACTCCGACTGCGGCCTGGAGCGGTTCCACGGAGTGCAGGAGGGGCTGTCCCGGTATGCCGACATCATCGACCATCAGATCGTGGCCTTTCCCCAGGCCGGCATCCAGCGGGAGGCCGGCGTCGTCGACCTGCTCGACCAGGCACTGGCCGAGGGCGGGGACCTGGTGGGCGGGTTGGACCCCGTCCTCTACGACCGTGACCCGGCCTCTCACCTCAACGTGGTGTTCGGGCTGTGCGAGAAGCACGGCGTGGGCGCGGACATCCATCTGCACGAGTCCGGCACCGCCGGCATCTTCTCGATGGAGGAGATCGCCCGCCGGACCCAGGAGCTGGGCCTGCAGGGCAAGGTGACCATCTCCCACGCCTTCGCCCTGCACACCAATCCGGAGAAGGAGGTGGCCCGCGTGGTGGAGCTGCTCGCCGAGGCAGGCGTCTCACTGACCACGGTTGCGCCCTCCATCGGCTCCCTGCCCCAGGGTCTGTTGCGCGAGCACCGGATGGCGATCGGCCTGGGCGAGGACGGGCAGCGCGACCACTGGAGCCCCTACGGCGACGGCGACCTGCTGCGCCGGACCTGGCAGCTGTCCTTCACCAACGGCTTCCGGCGAGACGCCGACGTCGAGGCCTGCGTGGACATCGCTTCCCGCGGCGGGGCGATGGTCATGGCCGGACAGCGCCCCGAGGGCGTGAGCCTGCTCGACGACGCCGAGTTCGGCCTCGCCGTCGGAGCGCCCGCCCATTTCATCCTGCTTCCGGCCGACACGGTCACCGCCGCCGTGATGGACTGCCCGACCGCACGAGACGTCTATTCCGCCGGCCGGCTGGTGGCCTCCGGCGGCGACCTGATCGGAGGAGTCCGCTGA
- a CDS encoding tripartite tricarboxylate transporter TctB family protein — protein MREHLDDYEGTPQLDEPGPVDWWSPMVLAVLAAVVIIPSVQLGLGSIARPGPGLWPFLNALLVVAAIPLLLATRHRFHPPNRSELTRVALVAGPLLLFVPAYDWLGLIGAGVPVMLIVARFVARMRWRTSILIAVIAPAAVYALFALALGVNLRPF, from the coding sequence TTGCGCGAGCACCTCGATGATTACGAGGGGACTCCCCAGCTGGATGAACCCGGACCCGTCGACTGGTGGTCGCCGATGGTGCTGGCGGTCCTGGCCGCCGTCGTCATCATCCCCTCGGTCCAGCTGGGCCTCGGCTCCATCGCCAGGCCGGGGCCGGGCCTCTGGCCCTTCCTCAACGCGCTGCTGGTGGTGGCGGCCATTCCGCTGCTGCTGGCCACCCGGCACCGGTTCCATCCGCCGAATCGGTCTGAGCTGACCCGGGTCGCCCTCGTGGCCGGCCCGCTCCTGCTCTTCGTCCCCGCCTATGACTGGCTGGGCCTGATCGGGGCAGGGGTTCCCGTGATGCTGATCGTGGCGCGCTTCGTGGCACGCATGAGGTGGCGGACGTCGATCCTGATCGCGGTGATCGCGCCCGCCGCCGTCTACGCGCTCTTCGCCCTGGCCCTCGGGGTCAACCTCCGTCCGTTCTGA
- a CDS encoding tripartite tricarboxylate transporter permease encodes MTDILAGLGHGFSVAFQPENLLFVLIGVTVGTLIGLIPGLGPVATIALLLPLTFSLDPAGAVMMLAGIYYGSMYGGRIPAILLRLPGDASAVVTTFDGYPLAQQGRAGPALGITAIGSFLGGTVAIIGLSFLAPTLAGVAKSVGSPDMFVLAAMGLLMIVFLGSGSKVKAIVSAALGVIVATIGLDPTTADPRLTYGSFELTAGVSIVAVAVGLFGIGEILYNAQQGFYGGLARSAIGRVLPTRADWLMTRMAILRSSIIGFFIGIIPGGGGTISAVVAYGAERRFSRHPEKFGKGAMDGLAATETADNSSSNSSFLPLLTLGVPPNPVLALIFGALLLHNITPGPQLIDEHPDVFWGVIASMYVGNILLLILNLPLIGLFVRLLRIPGGVMAPIILMVAVAGVYSVRNSMFDVLLAVIFGIVGYVLRTFNFGLGPFVLGFILGPLLEEHFRRSMVLSDGSFMIFLSRPIPLVLMTLLLAAIVWTVVDSRRKSMRPTIDQFQEAERAQGKDAETGSGIHPGTEGESRPEDEAQLRPGTDPRHDG; translated from the coding sequence ATGACCGACATCCTCGCGGGGCTGGGGCACGGATTCAGCGTGGCGTTCCAGCCCGAGAATCTGCTCTTCGTCCTCATCGGCGTCACGGTGGGCACGCTGATCGGCCTGATCCCGGGGCTCGGGCCGGTGGCGACCATCGCCCTGCTGCTCCCTCTGACCTTCTCGCTCGACCCCGCCGGCGCCGTGATGATGCTCGCCGGCATCTACTACGGATCCATGTACGGGGGTCGGATCCCCGCCATCCTGCTGCGCCTCCCGGGTGATGCCTCCGCGGTGGTGACCACCTTCGACGGGTATCCGCTGGCCCAGCAGGGACGCGCCGGGCCCGCGCTGGGGATCACGGCGATCGGTTCGTTCCTCGGAGGCACGGTGGCCATCATCGGGCTGTCCTTCCTCGCCCCGACACTGGCCGGGGTGGCCAAGTCGGTCGGTAGTCCGGACATGTTCGTCCTGGCCGCGATGGGGCTGCTCATGATCGTGTTCCTCGGTTCGGGGTCGAAAGTCAAGGCGATCGTCTCGGCCGCGCTGGGAGTGATCGTCGCCACGATCGGGCTGGACCCGACCACGGCCGATCCGCGTCTGACCTATGGCAGCTTCGAGCTGACGGCAGGCGTCAGCATCGTCGCCGTCGCGGTGGGGCTGTTCGGCATCGGAGAGATCCTCTACAACGCCCAGCAGGGCTTCTACGGAGGCCTGGCGCGATCGGCGATCGGCAGGGTCCTCCCGACGCGCGCGGACTGGCTGATGACGCGGATGGCGATCCTGCGGTCCTCGATCATCGGATTCTTCATCGGCATCATCCCCGGAGGGGGCGGGACGATCTCCGCGGTGGTGGCGTATGGGGCCGAGCGGCGGTTCTCCCGCCATCCGGAGAAGTTCGGCAAAGGTGCGATGGACGGCCTGGCCGCCACGGAGACCGCCGACAACTCTTCGTCGAACTCTTCCTTCCTCCCGCTCCTGACCTTGGGCGTGCCCCCGAATCCGGTCCTCGCCCTGATCTTCGGTGCGCTGCTGCTGCACAACATCACGCCGGGCCCGCAGCTCATCGACGAGCACCCGGACGTCTTCTGGGGCGTCATCGCCTCCATGTACGTCGGCAACATCCTGCTGCTGATCCTCAACCTGCCGCTGATCGGTCTCTTCGTGAGGCTGCTGCGCATCCCGGGCGGCGTCATGGCGCCGATCATCCTGATGGTCGCCGTGGCCGGCGTGTACTCGGTGCGGAACTCGATGTTCGACGTGCTGCTCGCGGTGATCTTCGGCATCGTCGGATATGTCCTGCGCACCTTCAACTTCGGGCTGGGGCCCTTCGTGCTGGGCTTCATCCTGGGGCCGCTGCTGGAGGAGCACTTCCGGCGCTCGATGGTGCTCTCGGACGGATCGTTCATGATCTTCCTGTCCCGTCCGATCCCCCTGGTGCTGATGACGCTGCTGCTAGCAGCGATCGTCTGGACCGTGGTGGATTCCCGCCGGAAGAGCATGCGCCCCACCATCGACCAGTTCCAAGAGGCCGAGCGTGCGCAGGGCAAGGACGCGGAGACGGGCTCGGGAATTCACCCAGGCACAGAGGGCGAGTCCCGCCCAGAGGACGAGGCGCAGCTGCGACCGGGAACTGATCCCCGACACGACGGTTGA
- a CDS encoding LysR substrate-binding domain-containing protein gives MPEITVRQLEYFLAVVDHGSISAAARQLHISQAAISVAIRQLEKGLNAELLNRAPARRALPTPAGQALLPHARRVTTAISDATEAVSNDHSEIRGVLRVVSSMTVSPHVLPRLVAHFTAEHPAVEVTIAEATVPEIHQVLRSGQADLGFVYARQSAEDLDETLIGTNQHHVMVHAEHPLAGRPGILLRELIHEPMIMVDIPPSVERVTQIITDLGLRPRVQWSSSNFETVRSLVGHGLGWAFVNVTPRTEVTYDGRKVAYVPILDDIPANPIIALTAPSEELPARVREALRHLQDQKV, from the coding sequence GTGCCGGAGATCACCGTTCGCCAGCTGGAGTACTTCCTCGCCGTCGTCGACCACGGCTCGATCAGCGCCGCGGCACGGCAGCTGCACATCAGCCAGGCGGCCATCTCCGTCGCGATCCGGCAGCTGGAGAAGGGCCTCAACGCGGAGCTGCTGAACCGGGCCCCCGCACGCCGAGCACTGCCCACACCGGCCGGCCAGGCCCTCCTGCCCCACGCTCGGCGTGTCACGACAGCTATCTCGGATGCCACGGAGGCGGTCAGCAACGACCACTCCGAGATCCGTGGCGTGCTGCGCGTCGTGAGCTCGATGACCGTGTCCCCTCATGTGCTGCCGAGGCTGGTGGCACATTTCACGGCCGAGCACCCCGCCGTGGAGGTCACCATCGCCGAGGCCACTGTCCCAGAGATCCATCAGGTGCTCCGGAGCGGACAGGCCGACCTGGGCTTCGTCTATGCACGACAGTCCGCCGAGGACCTCGACGAGACGCTGATCGGCACGAACCAGCACCACGTGATGGTCCATGCGGAACACCCGCTCGCCGGTCGCCCCGGCATCCTTCTCCGCGAGCTCATCCATGAGCCGATGATCATGGTGGACATTCCGCCGAGCGTCGAGCGCGTCACCCAGATCATCACGGATCTCGGGCTGCGGCCCAGAGTGCAGTGGTCGTCGTCGAACTTCGAGACGGTCCGCTCCCTCGTGGGGCACGGGCTCGGCTGGGCGTTCGTGAACGTGACTCCCCGAACCGAGGTCACCTACGACGGTCGAAAGGTCGCCTACGTGCCGATCCTCGACGACATTCCGGCGAACCCCATCATCGCGCTCACGGCCCCCTCCGAGGAGCTGCCCGCGCGCGTGCGGGAGGCTCTGCGGCACCTGCAGGACCAAAAGGTGTGA
- a CDS encoding Bug family tripartite tricarboxylate transporter substrate binding protein: protein MRIRSALFAPWAVLTVLALTACGPQGGDGSDYPSQNVELLVGFAAGGHNDATARKFAEGLEAELDANVLVVNREGGGGAIAATEAANAAADGHTLLFAPTGAFTSVLLQQDVSYGIEDFRSVEAVAENAFVIVVPDDSPLESFEDLEGVDDRMTYSAFGEGHQTHLIGEGIVQSYGLDAEVATFPGGAPALPALVNGDVDWGVQDITSALPRVRSGELRILAISTDYVPEALDEEVPTLGELGFEELQTAGSQALVVPADTPQEVYDELAAASTAVVGSDEFVEFVEQSGGAVPDVEGEAWFGEYMPTELERFRSLFEDLGLEAQ, encoded by the coding sequence ATGAGGATCCGCAGTGCACTCTTCGCCCCTTGGGCGGTTCTGACCGTGCTGGCCCTGACGGCCTGCGGGCCGCAGGGCGGAGACGGCTCTGACTACCCCTCCCAAAACGTGGAGCTTCTCGTCGGGTTCGCGGCGGGGGGCCACAACGACGCCACTGCGCGCAAGTTCGCCGAGGGGCTTGAGGCAGAGCTCGATGCGAACGTGCTGGTGGTCAACCGGGAAGGCGGAGGCGGCGCCATCGCCGCGACGGAGGCCGCGAATGCGGCCGCCGACGGCCACACGCTGCTCTTCGCCCCGACCGGTGCCTTCACGTCGGTGCTGCTTCAGCAGGACGTCTCCTACGGCATCGAGGATTTCCGTTCCGTGGAGGCCGTCGCTGAGAACGCATTCGTGATCGTGGTCCCCGATGACTCGCCGTTGGAGAGCTTCGAGGACCTTGAAGGCGTCGACGACCGGATGACCTACTCAGCCTTCGGCGAGGGTCACCAGACTCACCTGATCGGAGAAGGCATCGTCCAGAGCTACGGCCTGGACGCGGAGGTGGCGACCTTCCCAGGCGGCGCCCCCGCATTGCCCGCGCTCGTCAATGGTGATGTCGACTGGGGCGTCCAGGACATCACCAGTGCCCTGCCGCGAGTCCGCTCCGGGGAGCTTCGCATCCTGGCCATCAGTACCGACTACGTCCCCGAGGCTCTCGATGAGGAGGTCCCGACACTCGGCGAGTTGGGGTTCGAAGAGCTGCAGACGGCCGGTTCCCAGGCCCTCGTGGTGCCGGCTGACACGCCCCAGGAGGTCTACGACGAGCTGGCCGCGGCGTCGACCGCCGTCGTCGGGTCCGACGAGTTCGTGGAGTTCGTGGAACAGTCCGGCGGTGCGGTCCCTGACGTCGAGGGAGAAGCCTGGTTCGGCGAGTACATGCCGACCGAGCTGGAACGGTTCCGGTCGCTCTTCGAGGACCTGGGCCTCGAGGCTCAGTGA
- a CDS encoding DUF3100 domain-containing protein, which yields MQTTGHHTEAASEAAAVDPPHQRHSRRSWMWAMGLGVGVSAAAVLIGTYELTIGLAAIVLFPLLWAVLIGAVVGLQPWRPVTGPTRAVSELLIRVGIVVFLALLGTGIGPSLPDLVDIGPAIALQELGNAFGTVIIGIPVAVAMGMGRVAIGATWSANRESYLAYAIDKWGVRAPEYQGVFGVWLLGTVFGAAFISLIAGITGGLEIFDPRALALACGLGSASMMLGGAGSLTVLYPEMAGEIMALAAISNLVTNIVGFYMGVYVVLPFARWFYRVWVKILRKEETDARSIAADPVPVAEEGSARTKKPQDPPPPKTIAAWVAAFIFTGVAGLLINWQGTGELSLTGIIGITMVTGLSVLAFLLARVVRAVPASIWVLAMATLASAPFFPGSEFLVGMTENLDVLLVGLPQIALLGLSLGRDIDGLKRMSWKVVLIGFLTLASAYLAAAVVAQLVLPGV from the coding sequence ATGCAGACCACTGGGCACCACACCGAGGCGGCATCGGAGGCCGCCGCCGTCGACCCTCCGCACCAGAGGCACTCGCGCCGCTCCTGGATGTGGGCCATGGGACTCGGCGTCGGCGTCTCCGCCGCAGCCGTGCTGATCGGCACCTACGAGCTCACCATCGGCCTAGCCGCCATCGTGCTGTTCCCCCTGCTGTGGGCAGTGCTGATCGGCGCCGTCGTCGGACTCCAGCCCTGGCGCCCGGTCACCGGACCCACACGAGCCGTCAGCGAACTGCTGATCCGTGTCGGCATCGTCGTCTTCCTCGCCCTGCTGGGCACCGGCATCGGACCGTCCCTGCCGGACCTGGTGGACATCGGCCCCGCCATCGCCCTGCAGGAGCTGGGCAACGCGTTCGGCACCGTCATCATCGGCATCCCGGTGGCCGTAGCCATGGGCATGGGACGCGTGGCCATCGGCGCGACCTGGTCGGCCAACCGTGAGTCCTACCTGGCCTACGCGATCGACAAGTGGGGCGTCCGGGCGCCGGAATACCAGGGCGTGTTCGGCGTCTGGCTGCTGGGCACCGTCTTCGGTGCGGCCTTCATCTCACTGATCGCCGGCATCACCGGCGGCCTGGAGATCTTCGACCCGCGCGCTCTCGCCCTGGCCTGCGGCCTCGGCTCCGCGTCCATGATGCTCGGCGGCGCCGGCTCGCTGACCGTGCTCTACCCCGAGATGGCTGGCGAGATCATGGCCCTGGCCGCGATCTCCAACCTGGTCACCAACATCGTGGGCTTCTACATGGGTGTCTACGTGGTGCTGCCCTTCGCCCGTTGGTTCTACCGGGTCTGGGTGAAGATCCTCCGCAAGGAGGAGACCGACGCGCGCAGCATCGCCGCCGATCCGGTCCCCGTCGCGGAGGAGGGCTCCGCGCGGACGAAGAAGCCGCAGGACCCGCCTCCTCCGAAGACCATCGCCGCCTGGGTGGCCGCCTTCATCTTCACCGGCGTGGCCGGGCTGCTGATCAACTGGCAGGGCACCGGCGAGCTGAGCCTGACCGGCATCATCGGCATCACGATGGTCACCGGACTCTCTGTGCTGGCCTTCCTCCTGGCCCGCGTCGTGCGGGCGGTCCCGGCAAGCATCTGGGTGCTGGCCATGGCGACCCTGGCTTCCGCGCCGTTCTTCCCCGGTTCGGAGTTCCTGGTCGGGATGACCGAGAACCTCGACGTGCTGCTGGTGGGACTTCCGCAGATCGCCCTGCTGGGGCTGAGCCTGGGTCGCGACATCGACGGCCTGAAGAGGATGAGCTGGAAAGTCGTGCTGATCGGCTTCCTCACCTTGGCGTCCGCCTATCTCGCGGCCGCCGTCGTCGCGCAGCTCGTCCTCCCGGGAGTCTGA
- a CDS encoding chlorohydrolase family protein, which yields MITRIRARFVIGYADGDHCLIPDGELVHDDAEILFVGRDWPGTPDREIDAGHAVISPGFIDLNALADIDHALFDCWPDASRLLGLAWSEQYLHDHGPRFTRAQEKFRREFAISQLIRNGITTMMPIAAETYKEWCEDYQDMADTAEAVEALGIRAYLGPSYRTHVPYTDGTQMLLHRDERKGLEGLDDAVRFIQDYDGAAGGLIRGALLPARIETQTEQTLRLTRQAADDLDVPIRLHAAQGLQENREMIARTGHRSLPHLAEIGFLGERTFIPHAWTLPGHLHMPEELCRPEHGAGGDSIDDLALLAESGTSVIFCPIPSGHYGSAMDSYESYRKRGVRVVIGTDSAPPNMIRALDLAMTMTKTLTGRGPAAQPHDLFRSATLDPARALGREDLGRLAPGAQADYFVMDLTGTHVGPHADPVRTLVMNGDGRDITRVVVAGRTIVEDGEILTVDDGDYRPRAQEFLDQYIASHTVSDHAGRSLEELQPPSFPIR from the coding sequence ATGATCACCCGCATCCGCGCCCGCTTCGTCATCGGCTACGCCGACGGCGACCACTGCCTGATACCCGACGGCGAGCTCGTCCACGACGACGCCGAGATCCTCTTCGTGGGCCGCGACTGGCCCGGCACACCTGACCGGGAGATCGACGCCGGCCACGCCGTCATCTCCCCCGGCTTCATCGACCTCAACGCGCTGGCCGACATCGACCACGCCCTGTTCGACTGCTGGCCCGACGCCTCTCGGCTGCTGGGTCTGGCCTGGTCCGAGCAGTACCTGCACGATCACGGGCCGCGCTTCACTCGGGCCCAGGAGAAGTTCCGGCGCGAATTCGCGATCAGCCAGCTGATCCGCAACGGCATCACCACGATGATGCCGATCGCCGCCGAGACCTACAAGGAATGGTGTGAGGACTACCAGGACATGGCCGACACCGCTGAGGCGGTGGAGGCGCTGGGCATCCGTGCCTATTTGGGGCCCAGCTACCGGACCCATGTGCCCTACACCGACGGCACGCAGATGCTGCTGCACCGGGACGAGCGGAAGGGCCTGGAGGGACTGGACGACGCCGTGCGGTTCATCCAGGACTACGACGGCGCCGCAGGCGGGCTGATCCGCGGGGCGCTGCTGCCGGCACGCATCGAGACTCAGACGGAGCAGACGCTGCGGCTCACCCGGCAGGCGGCCGATGATCTGGACGTGCCGATCCGCCTGCACGCCGCCCAGGGGCTGCAGGAGAACCGGGAGATGATCGCCCGGACCGGGCACAGATCACTGCCGCACCTGGCAGAGATCGGCTTCCTCGGCGAGCGCACGTTCATTCCGCATGCCTGGACCCTCCCGGGACACCTGCACATGCCTGAGGAGCTCTGCCGACCCGAGCACGGGGCGGGCGGGGACAGCATCGATGATCTGGCGCTGCTGGCCGAGTCCGGGACCTCGGTGATCTTCTGCCCGATCCCCAGCGGGCACTACGGCTCCGCGATGGACAGCTACGAGTCCTACCGGAAGCGCGGAGTGCGGGTGGTGATCGGCACCGATTCGGCGCCGCCGAACATGATCCGAGCCCTGGATCTGGCGATGACCATGACCAAGACGCTGACCGGCCGAGGCCCAGCCGCCCAGCCGCATGACCTGTTCCGCTCGGCCACCTTGGATCCCGCTCGAGCACTCGGCCGGGAGGACCTCGGTCGGCTCGCCCCGGGTGCGCAGGCGGACTACTTCGTCATGGATCTGACCGGTACCCATGTGGGGCCCCATGCGGATCCGGTCCGCACCCTGGTGATGAACGGCGACGGCCGGGACATCACCCGCGTGGTGGTGGCCGGCCGGACGATCGTCGAGGACGGGGAGATCCTCACCGTCGACGACGGCGACTACCGGCCTCGCGCTCAGGAGTTCCTGGATCAGTACATCGCCTCCCACACGGTCAGCGACCATGCTGGGCGGAGCCTGGAGGAGCTGCAGCCCCCGAGCTTCCCCATCCGATGA
- a CDS encoding GntR family transcriptional regulator — MAEPENRESETTRVATRLREQIIDGERSPGSRLVERDLAAELGVSRVPVREGLRLLAAEGLITPRPRTWAIVREFTERDVRELEEVRTSLDTLAFTSAARRHDAAGLARLERVLVDGEAAAQAGDAVTAHRSAAAFHSTVVELADNTHLQELWGTIQSRVRWMLSQHDDLLVVTQEHRGLFEALASRDEELVGRLVVDHAQTSRDQHRERQARRS; from the coding sequence ATGGCCGAGCCAGAGAACAGAGAGTCCGAGACGACGCGCGTGGCCACGCGGCTGCGCGAGCAGATCATCGACGGTGAACGGTCGCCCGGAAGCAGGCTCGTCGAGCGCGATCTCGCCGCAGAGCTCGGCGTGAGCCGCGTGCCTGTCCGGGAGGGCCTGCGCCTGCTGGCCGCCGAGGGTCTCATCACGCCTCGTCCCAGGACCTGGGCCATCGTGCGCGAGTTCACCGAGAGGGACGTCCGCGAACTTGAGGAGGTGCGCACCTCCCTGGACACTCTCGCCTTCACGTCGGCGGCCCGGCGCCACGACGCCGCCGGGCTTGCGCGACTCGAACGCGTCCTCGTCGACGGAGAGGCCGCGGCCCAGGCCGGCGACGCCGTGACCGCCCACCGCTCGGCCGCTGCCTTCCACTCCACCGTGGTGGAGCTGGCCGACAACACCCACCTCCAGGAGCTGTGGGGCACCATCCAGAGCCGAGTCCGCTGGATGCTCAGCCAGCACGACGACCTGCTGGTGGTCACCCAGGAGCACCGCGGCCTGTTCGAGGCGCTCGCCTCCCGAGACGAAGAGCTGGTGGGGCGCCTGGTGGTCGACCATGCCCAGACCAGCCGGGACCAGCACCGCGAGCGTCAGGCCCGCCGCAGCTGA